The genomic segment CCATGCCTATTCCAGGAAAAACAAAAGCATTGTTGCCCTGTCCTATTGGATGGCTAACGCCTTCATAAATTACATCCGGGAAAGGACTTCCAGTAGCTATCTGCACCGAGCCGTCCGTCCACCTAAACACTTCTTCAGGAATGGCCTCACTGTTAGACGTGGGATTGGAAAGCGGGAAGATTATTGGGTAAGGACTGAAGGAAGCGACAGTGCGAATGGCCTCTTCCGAGAAGGCACCAGCTTGACCAGATAGGCCTATAAGAGCCGTGACCTTAGCTCCTTTAATCGACTCCATAAGCGAAGGAACTTCTCCCTTTATCGACCAACCACTACAGCGAGAAGGACTTTGGGAAAATGGTAATTTGTAGGCTTCAAGGTTGCTCCGATCATTCAAAACAAGGCCTTTTGAATCAACCAACAGTATTCTTTCAAGAGCTTCTCGGCGGGAGATTCCTTCCCGCTCTAACCCGAGAGCAATTTGATGTGCCACCCCAATTCCACCGGCACCAGCGCCGTGAATCAAAAATACCTCTTCGGTAAGCTGCCTACCGCTGCGCCGACAAGCAGCAAGAAGCCCCCCAAGAACGACAGCTCCTGTGCCCTGAATATCATCATTGAAGGAAGGTAACGCGTCATGATATCGATCTAGAACGTCAAAAGCTTTTTGTTTACTGAAATCTTCCCATTGCAAAAGTATCCCAGGGGCATATTTAGAGACGGCATCTACAAACTTCGCTACAAAATCGTTATACGCCGGCCCTACTAGCCGACGTTGACGAGTCCCAAGGTACAGAGGGTCATCGAGAAGATCCGTTCGGTCGGTTCCAACATCAAGAACGACGGGTAAAGTTGTCGCAGGATCAACTCCCGCTGCTGAATAAATTGAGAGTTTACCTATACAAATAGCTAACCCCCCAATACCCTGATCTCCTATACCTAGAATGCCCTCAGCGTCAGTTGCAACAATTAGACGAGGATCGGGAATGTGGCTATTTCTAAGAATGTCATCAATACGATCAATATTTTCGGTATTAATTACCAAACCTCGTGGATAGCGATGAATTACACTAAACTTGCGTACCGCTTCAGCAACCGTTGGGGTGTATATGACCGGCATCAATTCTTCAAGGTGACGGTCCAGA from the Trueperaceae bacterium genome contains:
- a CDS encoding NAD-dependent malic enzyme (malic enzyme; oxaloacetate-decarboxylating; NAD-dependent; catalyzes the formation of pyruvate form malate), which gives rise to MKYFQRKVDKQRREHNETNLTGVPLTRLPLLNKDTAFPPEERQIFGLEGLLPGHVSTLDEQVNRSYVNFKSFKTMLDQHVYLRVLQDRNEVLFYALLDRHLEELMPVIYTPTVAEAVRKFSVIHRYPRGLVINTENIDRIDDILRNSHIPDPRLIVATDAEGILGIGDQGIGGLAICIGKLSIYSAAGVDPATTLPVVLDVGTDRTDLLDDPLYLGTRQRRLVGPAYNDFVAKFVDAVSKYAPGILLQWEDFSKQKAFDVLDRYHDALPSFNDDIQGTGAVVLGGLLAACRRSGRQLTEEVFLIHGAGAGGIGVAHQIALGLEREGISRREALERILLVDSKGLVLNDRSNLEAYKLPFSQSPSRCSGWSIKGEVPSLMESIKGAKVTALIGLSGQAGAFSEEAIRTVASFSPYPIIFPLSNPTSNSEAIPEEVFRWTDGSVQIATGSPFPDVIYEGVSHPIGQGNNAFVFPGIGMGTLMSGAKKVTDGMLTAAAVALSEYTDRDRISRGGLYPRIDLLRSVSRAVSVAVVRSAIMEGVAKVNLDQEQDEALEAFVDGQIWRPIYLPLKKSG